A part of Salvelinus alpinus chromosome 5, SLU_Salpinus.1, whole genome shotgun sequence genomic DNA contains:
- the LOC139577223 gene encoding cysteine dioxygenase type 1-like isoform X1 — MEKTEVMKPKSLDDLIKLLHKLFESDKINVEEVQQIMEAYDSNLQEWKKFAMFDPTRYTRNLVDEGNGKFNLILLCWGEGQGSSIHDHTDSHCFMKMLQGELKETLFEWPNNKTQDVGDMVQKSQKILKENQCAYINDSVGLHRVENDSHTEGSVSLHLYSPPFDTCQTFDERTGHKNTVKMTFWSKFGERTQSETTVSQENN, encoded by the exons ATGGAGAAAACCGAAGTGATGAAACCAAAAAGTCTTGATGACCTGATCAAATTGCTGCATAAACTCTTTGAAAGTGACAAAATCAATGTGGAGGAGGTGCAACAAATAATGGAAGCATATGACAGCAATCTACAGGAGTGGAAGAAATTTGCTATGTTTGACCCGACCAG GTACACAAGGAACCTGGTGGATGAAGGGAACGGAAAGTTCAACCTCATTTTACTCTGTTGGGGAGAGGGTCAGGGCAG CAGTATCCATGACCACACAGACTCCCACTGTTTCATGAAGATGCTGCAAGGTGAACTGAAGGAGACGTTGTTTGAATGGCCCAATAACAAAACACAGGATGTTGGTGACATGGTTCAGAAATCTCAGAAAATTCTGAAAGAAAACCAGTGTGCCTACATCAATG ATTCCGTTGGGTTGCACAGAGTAGAGAACGACAGTCACACCGAAGGTTCGGTCAGTTTGCACCTGTACAGTCCCCCCTTCGATACCTGCCAGACTTTTGACGAGCGCACAGGACACAAAAACACTGTCAAGATGACGTTCTGGAGCAAATTTGGAGAGAGGACTCAATCT GAAACAACAGTCTCACAAGAAAACAACTGA
- the LOC139577223 gene encoding cysteine dioxygenase type 1-like isoform X2, translating to MEKTEVMKPKSLDDLIKLLHKLFESDKINVEEVQQIMEAYDSNLQEWKKFAMFDPTSSIHDHTDSHCFMKMLQGELKETLFEWPNNKTQDVGDMVQKSQKILKENQCAYINDSVGLHRVENDSHTEGSVSLHLYSPPFDTCQTFDERTGHKNTVKMTFWSKFGERTQSETTVSQENN from the exons ATGGAGAAAACCGAAGTGATGAAACCAAAAAGTCTTGATGACCTGATCAAATTGCTGCATAAACTCTTTGAAAGTGACAAAATCAATGTGGAGGAGGTGCAACAAATAATGGAAGCATATGACAGCAATCTACAGGAGTGGAAGAAATTTGCTATGTTTGACCCGACCAG CAGTATCCATGACCACACAGACTCCCACTGTTTCATGAAGATGCTGCAAGGTGAACTGAAGGAGACGTTGTTTGAATGGCCCAATAACAAAACACAGGATGTTGGTGACATGGTTCAGAAATCTCAGAAAATTCTGAAAGAAAACCAGTGTGCCTACATCAATG ATTCCGTTGGGTTGCACAGAGTAGAGAACGACAGTCACACCGAAGGTTCGGTCAGTTTGCACCTGTACAGTCCCCCCTTCGATACCTGCCAGACTTTTGACGAGCGCACAGGACACAAAAACACTGTCAAGATGACGTTCTGGAGCAAATTTGGAGAGAGGACTCAATCT GAAACAACAGTCTCACAAGAAAACAACTGA